From a single Lewinella sp. LCG006 genomic region:
- a CDS encoding YfcC family protein: MTISNDKKKWYNYIPHPVVMLFGILVLAALLTHILPAGLYEREVFGERTRVIPGSYHTVAATPVSFFGLFKAFPEGFKTASAIIFVVLSSGIMFGILEKTGTIENMVGTAIKKLGLKRRYLLVFLLTYLFGLLGVVIGYENNIAMVPIAAVVALALGGDLILAAGLSVGAITVGFGLSPVNPYTVGIGHQIAELPLFSGAPLRTALCFMALTLMAWYNVRYFRKLIAQPENGLGEGLDVAGLKLSRQLEDYAISRNNALVGLVFLAGIGIMLYGIFVYHWYFTEISAIFIMIAIAAGLANRMSGQELSETALRSIGVVAPGAFMVGYATTIKEVLELGQINDTISYQLSLLLTDLPTTASAWGMSVCQSIINLLIPSGSGQALATLPIMVPLGEVLGLTRQTTILAFQIGDGVTNLFNPALGGLIAMLSLCRVPFDRWLRFILPLTGMLLILSWLFLVGAVWLGYK; the protein is encoded by the coding sequence ATGACAATTTCGAACGATAAAAAAAAGTGGTACAATTATATTCCTCATCCGGTAGTCATGCTTTTCGGCATTTTGGTCTTAGCGGCCCTACTTACCCATATCCTACCGGCAGGCTTGTACGAGCGTGAGGTCTTTGGGGAACGGACCAGGGTTATCCCGGGATCTTACCACACTGTTGCCGCTACTCCTGTAAGTTTTTTTGGCTTGTTCAAGGCCTTCCCGGAAGGGTTCAAAACTGCATCAGCCATCATCTTTGTGGTACTCTCCAGCGGAATCATGTTTGGTATTCTGGAAAAAACGGGTACCATTGAAAACATGGTTGGTACAGCCATTAAAAAGCTGGGATTAAAGCGCCGTTATTTGCTCGTGTTCTTGCTTACGTATCTCTTTGGCCTGTTGGGTGTCGTGATTGGCTACGAAAACAATATAGCGATGGTTCCCATTGCTGCTGTGGTAGCACTTGCCTTGGGTGGAGACCTTATTCTGGCGGCGGGCTTGTCCGTAGGTGCTATCACCGTGGGCTTCGGTTTATCACCCGTCAACCCGTACACGGTAGGTATTGGGCACCAGATTGCCGAGCTGCCTTTGTTTTCTGGTGCGCCTCTACGAACGGCCCTATGCTTTATGGCTTTAACCCTTATGGCTTGGTACAATGTCCGCTACTTCCGCAAACTGATCGCTCAGCCAGAAAATGGCTTAGGGGAGGGCTTGGACGTAGCGGGATTAAAACTATCCAGGCAATTAGAGGATTACGCTATCAGTCGTAACAATGCCCTCGTTGGCCTTGTTTTTCTTGCGGGTATTGGCATCATGCTTTATGGCATTTTTGTCTACCATTGGTACTTTACCGAGATTTCCGCCATTTTTATCATGATCGCTATTGCGGCCGGATTGGCCAACCGCATGTCTGGACAAGAACTCAGTGAGACAGCTCTCCGTTCTATCGGCGTGGTGGCTCCCGGCGCATTTATGGTAGGCTATGCTACCACCATCAAAGAGGTACTCGAATTGGGGCAAATCAACGACACCATCTCCTACCAACTATCCCTCTTGCTCACTGATTTGCCAACCACTGCTTCAGCTTGGGGCATGAGTGTATGCCAGAGCATCATCAATCTACTTATTCCTTCAGGCAGCGGGCAGGCCCTTGCGACCTTACCCATTATGGTCCCCTTGGGAGAAGTACTCGGCTTGACGCGTCAAACCACCATCCTGGCCTTCCAGATTGGCGATGGCGTCACCAATCTTTTCAACCCCGCCCTTGGTGGACTGATCGCTATGCTCAGCTT